The sequence below is a genomic window from Campylobacter ornithocola.
TGCTATTTTAATGGTGACTGCGCCAAGTATCACATATGAAGAAAAGGTTCAGCTTCCTCAAGGCTCGCAAAAAACCTCAAGTGCTCCAAATATTAAAAGCTTAATTGTAACAATTAATGCAAAGAAAGAAATTTTTATAGGAAAAGATAAATTCAATTTTGTAAGTTTCGCAGACAATATGAATGCTTTAAAAGTCCAATATAATACTCAAGAAACAGTTTTTAT
It includes:
- a CDS encoding ExbD/TolR family protein, encoding MFLEEKPELNITPLVDIMLVLLAILMVTAPSITYEEKVQLPQGSQKTSSAPNIKSLIVTINAKKEIFIGKDKFNFVSFADNMNALKVQYNTQETVFIRADKNLKYDDVMSVLKTMKHLGFQKVALQTE